A genomic region of Elaeis guineensis isolate ETL-2024a chromosome 9, EG11, whole genome shotgun sequence contains the following coding sequences:
- the LOC105033404 gene encoding E3 ubiquitin-protein ligase HOS1 isoform X3: MDLIELCNEAKIECCRATRDLRNCGRYVQHVLDSCGHASLCAECCQRYDVCPVCRTSIPNNGARVRLRLYNKCIEAGLISKRDDDRFQEKEDSREHIMADIERLYSLFDVALENNLVSLICHYVSDVCMDENAVSSDPVLAFLLDEVVVKDWCKRTFKKIIHDLHGIYKHDLETMQSELSLLQMLALRLTGISNVLEVMYSSFKETFSGQLHDLHHLLENTLKAKQHLEVMIWCTRHQFLKNVQSRFSNSALWSLHVQERKSAAVNRSWPEFPSNLADSVRSSGFTLFIEQALSNLGMEQSYMERSKEEVDITFLQDENSPLLFHSKIDEANKDGCYPFKNLRAATDVLFLHGTSDMVVCKHAIFLYYLFDRHWTLPDGEWKYLVDDFAASFGITRHSLLESFVFYLLDDHTFPALQVLCFFQAYFVSLIYRYELVCVVVDIC; the protein is encoded by the exons ATGGATCTAATTGAACTATGCAATGAAGCAAAAATTGAGTGTTGCCGAGCAACTAGAGATTTGAGGAACTGTGGACGCTACGTGCAACATGTACTTGACTCATGTGGGCATGCCTCTTTATGTGCAGAATGCTGCCAGAGATATGATGTATGCCCAGTTTGTAGAACATCAATACCAAACAATGGAGCCAGAGTCCGACTTCGTCTTTATAATAAATGCATTGAGGCTGGTCTTATCTCCAAACGAGATGATGACAGATTTCAAGAAAAGGAAGACAGCAGGGAGCATATAATGGCTGATATTGAACGTCTATATTCTCTGTTTGATGTTGCATTAGAAAACAATCTCGTTTCTTTGATTTGCCACT ATGTTTCAGATGTCTGTATGGATGAGAATGCGGTGTCAAGTGATCCCGTTCTTGCTTTTCTTTTGGATGAAGTGGTTGTGAAGGACTGGTGCAAGCGAACATTTAagaaaatcattcatgatctccATGGGATTT ATAAACATGATCTAGAGACAATGCAATCTGAGCTGTCTCTGTTGCAAATGTTGGCATTGCGGTTAACTGGCATTTCTAATGTTCTTGAGGTTATGTATTCATCATTTAAGGAGACCTTTTCAGGTCAGCTTCATGACTTGCATCACCTTTTGGAGAACACATTGAAGGCAAAGCAG CACTTGGAGGTCATGATTTGGTGTACAAGGCATCAATTTCTTAAGAATGTACAGTCACGTTTCTCTAATTCTGCCTTATGGAGTCTGCATGTGCAAGAAAGAAAGTCAGCTGCAGTTAATAGGTCATGGCCTGAGTTTCCAAGCAATTTGGCAGATTCTGTGAGGTCAAGTGGTTTCACACTTTTCATTGAGCAAGCATTATCAAATCTTGGGATGGAACAGAGTTATATGGAGAGAAGCAAAGAGGAAGTGGATATTACTTTCTTGCAGGATGAAAATTCCCCGCTGCTTTTCCATTCCAAGATAGATGAGGCCAATAAAGATGGGTGTTATCCATTTAAAAATTTGCGAGCTGCTACTGATGTACTGTTTTTACATGGAACTTCTGATATGGTGGTCTGCAAACATGCAATT TTCTTATACTATCTGTTTGATAGACATTGGACTCTACCTGATGGTGAATGGAAATATTTAGTTGATGATTTTGCTGCATCTTTTGGTATAACCAGGCACTCACTGCTTGAGTCTTTTGTTTTTTATCTTCTGGATGATCATACCTTTCCAGCACTGCAGGTACTTTGTTTTTTTCAAGCTTATTTTGTTAGTTTGATCTATAGATATGAACTGGTTTGTGTTGTTGTTGATATATGTTAA
- the LOC105033404 gene encoding E3 ubiquitin-protein ligase HOS1 isoform X2 has translation MDRTRLAGRVLFSFNNDNGRAARQLPNYGNSAIQDALEHLASMDLIELCNEAKIECCRATRDLRNCGRYVQHVLDSCGHASLCAECCQRYDVCPVCRTSIPNNGARVRLRLYNKCIEAGLISKRDDDRFQEKEDSREHIMADIERLYSLFDVALENNLVSLICHYVSDVCMDENAVSSDPVLAFLLDEVVVKDWCKRTFKKIIHDLHGIYKHDLETMQSELSLLQMLALRLTGISNVLEVMYSSFKETFSGQLHDLHHLLENTLKAKQHLEVMIWCTRHQFLKNVQSRFSNSALWSLHVQERKSAAVNRSWPEFPSNLADSVRSSGFTLFIEQALSNLGMEQSYMERSKEEVDITFLQDENSPLLFHSKIDEANKDGCYPFKNLRAATDVLFLHGTSDMVVCKHAIFLYYLFDRHWTLPDGEWKYLVDDFAASFGITRHSLLESFVFYLLDDHTFPALQVLCFFQAYFVSLIYRYELVCVVVDIC, from the exons GATGCATTGGAGCACTTGGCATCAATGGATCTAATTGAACTATGCAATGAAGCAAAAATTGAGTGTTGCCGAGCAACTAGAGATTTGAGGAACTGTGGACGCTACGTGCAACATGTACTTGACTCATGTGGGCATGCCTCTTTATGTGCAGAATGCTGCCAGAGATATGATGTATGCCCAGTTTGTAGAACATCAATACCAAACAATGGAGCCAGAGTCCGACTTCGTCTTTATAATAAATGCATTGAGGCTGGTCTTATCTCCAAACGAGATGATGACAGATTTCAAGAAAAGGAAGACAGCAGGGAGCATATAATGGCTGATATTGAACGTCTATATTCTCTGTTTGATGTTGCATTAGAAAACAATCTCGTTTCTTTGATTTGCCACT ATGTTTCAGATGTCTGTATGGATGAGAATGCGGTGTCAAGTGATCCCGTTCTTGCTTTTCTTTTGGATGAAGTGGTTGTGAAGGACTGGTGCAAGCGAACATTTAagaaaatcattcatgatctccATGGGATTT ATAAACATGATCTAGAGACAATGCAATCTGAGCTGTCTCTGTTGCAAATGTTGGCATTGCGGTTAACTGGCATTTCTAATGTTCTTGAGGTTATGTATTCATCATTTAAGGAGACCTTTTCAGGTCAGCTTCATGACTTGCATCACCTTTTGGAGAACACATTGAAGGCAAAGCAG CACTTGGAGGTCATGATTTGGTGTACAAGGCATCAATTTCTTAAGAATGTACAGTCACGTTTCTCTAATTCTGCCTTATGGAGTCTGCATGTGCAAGAAAGAAAGTCAGCTGCAGTTAATAGGTCATGGCCTGAGTTTCCAAGCAATTTGGCAGATTCTGTGAGGTCAAGTGGTTTCACACTTTTCATTGAGCAAGCATTATCAAATCTTGGGATGGAACAGAGTTATATGGAGAGAAGCAAAGAGGAAGTGGATATTACTTTCTTGCAGGATGAAAATTCCCCGCTGCTTTTCCATTCCAAGATAGATGAGGCCAATAAAGATGGGTGTTATCCATTTAAAAATTTGCGAGCTGCTACTGATGTACTGTTTTTACATGGAACTTCTGATATGGTGGTCTGCAAACATGCAATT TTCTTATACTATCTGTTTGATAGACATTGGACTCTACCTGATGGTGAATGGAAATATTTAGTTGATGATTTTGCTGCATCTTTTGGTATAACCAGGCACTCACTGCTTGAGTCTTTTGTTTTTTATCTTCTGGATGATCATACCTTTCCAGCACTGCAGGTACTTTGTTTTTTTCAAGCTTATTTTGTTAGTTTGATCTATAGATATGAACTGGTTTGTGTTGTTGTTGATATATGTTAA